gcccgtttagtcctgttacgaattttgaactgcatttagcctactttattatttgggcctagtaactgtgtctgccactcaatacagttgtcctccactgaacaagcaATGCCGCCcctttagtgctgttaccaattttgaactgcatttagcctactttagtatttgggcctagtaactgtgtctgccactcattacagttgcactccactgaacaaagcaatgtcgcccgtttagtcctgttaccaattttaaactgcatttagcctactttagtatttgggcctactacctgtgtgtgccactcattacaattgtcctccactgaacaagcaATGCCgcatatttagtcctgttaccaattttgaactgcatttagcctactttaatatttaggcctactaactgtgtttgccactcattacagttgtcctccactgaacaaagcaatgccgcgtgtttagtcctgttaccaattttgaactgcatttagcctactttagtatttggtatCTGcagaaaagctgttctaccctgtatgcacacatggatttttcctctctgaaccctgttcacacaggttatatacagatgatcaggtttttaaatacatcagatagggattgcatacattagttaggactgctctgataagggtataccgtgaagattggtagagcagcttagtatacattttttgcaaaaaacgtatcaaccaaataccctgttttttacatcttttactagcacttgcggattactgcaacattttttcaaactgagtgtttttggttttactattctcttttgtgtcttcaggtttcttggtggtgtgtgaacatgatcatacagacttgttcactgtgcaagtagcccatgtgttcctgtttccataattgttctcttgtgtctacaagactggggagttccaccactcctcttgggctatctgcacaaaagctgttctaccctgtatgcacacatggatttttcctctctgaaccctgttcacacaggttatatacagatgatcaggtttttaaatacatcagatagggattgcatacattagttaggactgctctgataagggtataccgtgaagattggtagagcagcttagtatacattttttgcaaaaaacgtatcaaccaaataccctgttttttacatcttttactagcacttgcggattactgcaacattttttcatactgagtgtttttggttttactattctcttttgtgtcttcaggtttcttggtggtgtgtgaacatgatcatacagacttgttcactgtgcaagtagcccatgtgttcctctttccatactttagtatttgggcctactaactgtgtctgccactcattacagttgtcctccaccaagcaatgccgcctgtttagtcctgttaccaattttgatctgcatttagcctactttattatttgggcctagatttgtgtttcctcctcaccctgccctttgcacagccactgctagattagtctgctggtacattgacccagatcactactttcctcttgcactctacacagccagaatctgaccctgctgaaagtcaggttccccttcccgcatacaatacaaccttacacggtgacaaagagaaaggtgcagatgaaagtgcaggtttcttcatcaggtaggggggcattctcgttggcaacgtcactggcacagggcccctgatagtacgcaaaagtgtctctgccagtgggaggcgccacctgccatcaaacacatcgccgtactatgaagtattccgtgtttcctgagcccacgaaaatcttgagccagccctacccccacaactttatccaaatgtcccccagttttcaatgcctatctaTTATTATAAAGGCATTgtcaggcttaaagggaacctgtcaccccgttttttcagtaggagataaaaataccgttaaatagggcctgagctgtgcattacaatagggtattttttgtcccccgattccctacctatgctgccgaaataccttacaaaagtggcctttttcgcctgtcaatcaggctggtcaggtcggaagggcgtggtcacagcgctgtttcttcccccacatcttgcttatgttcccgttggtggcgtagtgcttcttgcttgcgcaagtgccgaatgcactgcgcagctgtacaaaAAGAGCGCGCTCCCcggtattcagcggtttctcggtgggtgcggccatcttcctgaggctgcgcgtgcgcagatggagtctcctgcttcccggggcttcaggaaaatggccgcgtgatgccgcgcgtgcgcagatggacatcgcagcggccattttcctgaagccgagattcaaaaagatcatcagaaaggtccttgtactgtcccctcatatatttatacattaacataagatcaccccttagtcttcgtttttccaaactaaatagccccaagtgtaataacctatcttggtattgcagaccccccagtcctctaataaccttggtcgctcttctctgcacccgctctagttcagctatgtctttcttatacaccgaagaccagaactgtgcacagtattctaagtgtggtcgaactagtgacttgtatagaggtaaaatgatgttctcctcatgagcatctatgcctcttttaatgcatcccattattttatttgcctttgtagcagctgcctgacactggccactaaatgtgagtttgtcatccacccatacacccaggtctttttcattgacggttttgcccagagttttagaattaagcacataattgtacatcttatttcttctacccaaatgcatgaccttacatttattcaTTTTTTAAAGAAATTAAACTGCATATATTAAAGATCACAACACTGATTTTATTCCTTCTTGTTACAACTGTGTTTCATATTTCACTTGAAGACGTCAATAAAGATCCAGAACCCTCTTGAAGGAGCCAACTCTGGGACTGCTTGCTCCCCATTCTGAATATCTTCTGTATTCCCCAGGCCTCAGGTAGTACTGTCTTCCTCGATAGCTGGGCTCTTCATAGAAGATCCACTGGCCTTCTGGGATGCTGCAGGAGTAGATATCATTGTAACGGAACTGCTCTTGAACATGTGGACAGTCCTCTATGAATTCCATCATATGACCTCCAAAATCTTCTTTCTCATAAACCCTAATTCTGAATGTGCCACGGTGCTAAAAGACAGAATAACTTTGTGTAATTTGGTGCGCGAGCTTAATGAATTTAAAGTTTACCCTAACATATTTAAGTGAGCTCTTAAAGAGAAATTGTCATGTCCAGAAATGCTGTTTACCTGCAAATATAGTGTTAATATGGAAATAGACTCACAGAAAGTGATTTAACTCTTACTATGGCTGGGAACATTTGTATGTATTTATTTGTGTACCCCCATATATTATTACATTAGGACAAGTCACTGGTTGTAAACTCCTATCATATATATTCCCAttcccattccctattattacagaccctgtcatcccttggcatcgcagacttggccctatcctggatctcatcatacctaacagaccggacattcagcgtctcccactcacacaccacctcctcacctcgccctctatctgtcggagtcccacaaggttcagtcctagggcccctgctcttctccatttacacctttggcctgggacagctcttagaatctcatggctttcagtatcacctctatgctgactacacacagatctacatctctggaccagatatcacctcccttctaaccagaatccctcaatgtctgtccactatttcatccttcttctccgctagatttctgaaacttaacatggacaaaacagaattcatcatctttcccccatctcacgcgaccaccccaacgaacctatccattacagtaaatggctgcccactctccccagtcccacaagctcactgcctcggggtaatccttgacactgatctctccttcaaaccacatatccaagctctttccacttcctgcggacttcaactcaaaaatatttcacgaatccgttcattcctcaaccatgaatctgcaaaaaccctagtccatgccctcatcatctctcgccttgactactgcaacctcctgctctgtggcctcccctctaacactctcgcaccactccaatctattctaaactctgctgcccgactaatccacctgtccccccgctattccccgacctctcccctctgtcaatcccttcactggctccctattgcccagagactccactacaaaaccctaaccatgacgtacaaagccatccacagcctgtctcctccatacatctgtgacctcgtctcccggtactttcctacatgcaacctccgatcctcacaagatctccttctctactcccctcttatctcctcttcccacaatcgtatacaagatttctctcgcgtatcacccctactctggaaccctctactacaacacatcagactctcacctaccattgaaaccttcaaaaagaacctgaagacccacttcttccgaaaagcctacaacctgcagtaaccaccgatcaaccaaaccgctgcatgaccagctctatcctcgcctactgtatcctcacccatcccttgtagattgtgagccttcgcgggcagggtcctcactcctcctgtacaagttatgacttgtattgtttaagattattgtacttgtttttattatgtatacccctcctcacatgtaaagcgccatggaataaatggcgctataacaataaataataataataatatatataaaccAAAAAATTGGAGTGCTAAACAACATcattaaaaatatcaaaaatgttttttattattaACATGATTTAAAAGACATATTTCATATTCAACATAGTGAAAGGTTGCACAAGGACAGAGAGCCTGGAAAAGTGCCAAAAAACTGGGATGGACAAACAGTCAGTGTACAATCACAGTGGACAGTGGTAAGCGATCGACATATTAGAAAAAGATAATGTTAGTTATAATGAAAAAACTCTATAAACCCTGGTAAATACCAGGGTTTTTTGGCTCTTTTCTAGGCTCTGTCCTTGTGGAACCTATCATTATTATCAAATATGAAATATGTCTTTTAAATCatgttaataataaaaaatgatatatTTTTAATGATGTTGTATAGCACTCCAATTTTTTGGTTTATATATAGTGTTGATATGTTGCATTCCTGGTGCTGTGGCTACAGAGACAAAAGGAACTTGTATTTTCCCTGTGGCCACTCACTTCCAGTCATAAGGACATTCACCACTCACTATACAGTGAGAATGGCAGTGCTCACTTCTCTGCACCAACATTGCTGCACAAACATGCTGCATAGCTGGCTGTCAGTCTAAATGCCTAGGGTGCGGTTAGAGCACATTTCAGGACATGACAGGTACACCGCCCACGCCCCGCGTCTGTTTCATAGACCAGTGACAGAGGATTATGATAATGATAGTGGACCTATGAGGATGAAGAGGTAAAGATAGAGGTGCATTCATGACTCGCAGCTCAGCcctaaaatattttttaatgaGGAAAGAAGAAATCTAATTGCTAGATAGACAAATTGTATTGAAAAGCAGGGAGATTATGTTGAAAAAAAAGAACTTACTTGTGGGGTCAATCGACACGACCTCACGGAGTCATTGAAACCTAGCCACTGTTGATAATCTGGATATTCTCCTTTCTTTAGAAAGTACTGGTGTCCCTTGTAGTTAGAATGTTCATAGATCATCCAGTTTCCATTCTCCACACGGATAGAATTGCAGCGACTGAAGAAAGAGTGTAGATCAGCAGCGTCACAGTTGCACTCGTAAGAGCGGCCCTGGAAGTTTTTGTCTTCATAAAAGATAATCTGTTAAGATGGGAAGTTTTATAGTTGTGATTATTTGTAGAGAAGAATGAACACTTTTGTGCTAAGATTAGTTTGTGTGTCAGTGTTGGAGCCATTGAAAAGAAAGAAGAAGGAATTCCTTTCCAATCATTGGTGAGAAGCGGCTCCCTCTCTCTAGATCTTACAACATGAGTGTGGGGAACTAACCAAGAGATATCGGGGGGACACAATTATCAGGTCCTCCTGTCCCATTTTGGATATAAATAATGTTTTCACAAATTTCCTCGGTGCTGTGTTTTATTTTGTGTAGCAATGCATTTAGATTGCCAATATTATCTTCAGTGATCACGCACCATTTTACAATACcataaaatgcaatttctcgtttCATGAAAGAAAATGTAGAATAATGTTGAAAAATGTTTTAATATAATTTTGACTgaataataaaataatttataaTTAAATTACTAATTTGTTTTTTTGCAGTAAGTAGTAAAAAACTAAAGTTAAAAGGAACACCAAGCCATGAAATAAGGTAAAGAAGACAAAAAAATATAATTGTCCTCACTATTTATTAGTCTACAGAACCTGTTTTGTAAAAATTCTGGAGAAGACACGGTGATAAAATCtgctattctgttttttttttttcattattttctgcTGGTGGTGGGCTGTAGGAGTTGGGGTTTAGCCAAGGGGCGGGGATGAAGAATGCTTTGTCCTTCTGTAGACACTAGTGATACAGCCAGCCGGACACAGGACAGTGGGGAGCAAGAGGGGGACATGGCTAAGTTTTTGGAACACCTACTTTGAAACTTCATACACATAATGGTTATGCTCTGTATAATAAAAAGTTTCATATCTATTTCTTTTTAATTCCTTACTTTCTTTGAAAGATTTGTTTTTCTGCTTACTGTTAATTATGGTAAACATTTTGTacatttaaagggaatgtatcattaGGATCAACCATTTCCTAAGCTGTCTGCATAGGCATATGGATAACAgaaagctgaataaagtgataccttgatatctgcgattctatatatattccagagaaatctatgtttttcttaatatataaatTATCTGTTAAGATCTCTGCCTCTAGACTTATATTAAAAAGGGAGAGTTACCAATGTGAAATATGTAATGTCTATTTACTGATCAACCTGTATCACATTGGTAACACCGTCTTTCCTTTAAAATACACTCTGAAGGCAGAGTCTCTGGGAGATCTATATCCTGCCCATGGATCTTaactgctcatttacatattaagagaaACTAATAATTATTAGTAGGCTTGatactactgacagattctctttagatAGGCGTATATGGATTTAGATAAAAGGTTACTGTATGTGAAATATTAAGAGCACTTATTCATTTTCATCCTTATTGCTAAACTGATGATTTATGAATATTAAGGTCTACAAAAATAATCTGGTGTACACTTAAAAATTATTAAGTCAATCCTTCAAATAATGGTATTTAAAAGTATTCTCTAACTTACCTTCCCCATTTTGAGTAGATTTCACGACCTGTCCACAGTACGTTTATGGTGTGCGTTTATCTTCTATTTAACTGTACAACCATAAAACTGGGATTTGCATAAATTAACCATTTGTTTTTGTCATTTGGattacaatatacagtatattttttcagCTTTTGTGCTGAATGTGCTTGTGACAGCATACCCAGACAGTAATGGTTTAATTGGACTATGAAATCCCCATTGAACTTTTGTCTAGAAAAATCTTTCTAAAGAAAGAAATGCAAGCACATTCACTAGAAACTGGATTGCAGCCTTTTCAACTATTACAATGATCTGCATTAATTGCTCTATGTTCTATTGAAGTCTTTCTGTTGTACTAGACAGAAATTGCATACACTGGCCAAACAGCCTGAGCATTCAGGTCACATGAGGATATTATTTATAAGCATTCGATAAAAACAGTAGGTAGGAAGGAA
The nucleotide sequence above comes from Ranitomeya imitator isolate aRanImi1 chromosome 7, aRanImi1.pri, whole genome shotgun sequence. Encoded proteins:
- the LOC138644855 gene encoding gamma-crystallin-3-like translates to MGKIIFYEDKNFQGRSYECNCDAADLHSFFSRCNSIRVENGNWMIYEHSNYKGHQYFLKKGEYPDYQQWLGFNDSVRSCRLTPQHRGTFRIRVYEKEDFGGHMMEFIEDCPHVQEQFRYNDIYSCSIPEGQWIFYEEPSYRGRQYYLRPGEYRRYSEWGASSPRVGSFKRVLDLY